The following are encoded together in the Danaus plexippus chromosome 15, MEX_DaPlex, whole genome shotgun sequence genome:
- the LOC116766594 gene encoding tetraspanin-2A: MAGIGRGDGQGPAVGKLESQIYCIKYTLFCFNVVLWLFGVSVFALCLWICIEPGFNEWMSILELQQYFIGIYIILIGSIGIMIVAFLGCGSALMENVFLLYVFIASQIASFVFGLVGACVVLDFSTYDSSIQPLIRNVIYRLINNPQHEGSREILRMVQEGIGCCGADGPMDYINLNKPLPSECRDSVTGNAYFHGCVDELTWFLEAKTGWLAGIVLASCMICVINAVMSLVLIQAVRKEEEESIAYKN, from the exons atggCTGGAATTGGGAGAGGCGATGGTCAGGGCCCTGCGGTGGGAAAACTAGAGtcacaaatatattgtattaagtaCACTTTGTTTTGCTTCAATGTTGTACTTTGG TTATTCGGTGTATCAGTCTTTGCGCTGTGCCTCTGGATATGCATCGAGCCAGGATTCAACGAATGGATGAGTATATTAGAACTGCAGCAATATTTCATTGGTATCTACATCATCCTGATTGGATCCATTGGCATCATGATCGTGGCGTTCCTGGGTTGCGGATCGGCTTTGATGGAAAACGTCTTCCTTTTATACGTC TTTATAGCTTCACAAATTGCTTCATTCGTATTCGGACTCGTCGGAGCTTGCGTCGTCCTGGACTTCTCGACTTACGACTCGAGCATCCAACCGCTTATTAGAAATGTTATCTACAGACTCATCAACAACCCTCAACACGAGGGCAGCAGGGAGATACTTAGAATGGTGCAGGAAGGG ATCGGCTGCTGTGGTGCTGATGGACCTATGGATTATATTAACCTGAACAAACCTCTGCCTTCTGAATGCCGCGACTCGGTAACAGGGAACGCTTACTTCCACGGCTGCGTGGACGAACTGACGTGGTTCCTCGAGGCCAAGACTGGCTGGCTTGCTGGTATTGTACTGGCATCTTGTATGATCTGT GTTATAAATGCTGTCATGTCTTTAGTTCTGATTCAAGCGGTAAGGAAAGAAGAAGAGGAATCTATTGcgtacaaaaattaa